The following nucleotide sequence is from Kiritimatiellia bacterium.
CATGGCGCACACCTACTCGTACCCGCGGATCGAAAACGGGGTCACGACCTTCACCTACAACATCGGCTGGCTGACCCAGGACGTCGGGCACGCCGTGTCGCCGGCCTTTCGCTCGCAGATGGTGGTCCCCTACTCGGCGGCCCTGCTCGTCAACTGGCCCGGATTTACCAGCGACTACCAGCGCGCCACCTACGTGCCGGAAGTGGCGGACGCCTGGCTGCGGGAGCGGTTCTCACGCCTGTGGACACCGATCGATTATCACTACCCGGACGGCGGAACGACCTCGTACGTTTCCGTCTTCTTCCACTGGTCCTACATCGACCAGAGCGCCGGCTACGAGTGGGAGTTGAGCACGTCCCCGACCTTTGCCATCACCAATCAGGGCGCCGCCACCATGATGCCCTACCACTCCCATTCGCTCCTGACGGATCCCCTTCCCGTGAGGCAGGAACTGTACTGGCGGGCCCGAAGCCTTTTCCATGTCTACAGCTTCTCGGAGGACGGCCAGGTCACCGGCACCAATGTTTATCATGGCGCCTGGTCGGCCTGTCCCGGCCCGATCGTCATCCAGGATGACGATCTCGACGGGCTGCCCGACGCATGGGAAAGCTATTACTTCGGACATCTCGATGGGGACGGCGACGACGACCCCGACGGGGACACGGTGCCCAACAGCGTGGAATACGCCGAGGCCACGCACCCCGGCGGCTACGGACTCGTTTCGCCTTAGCAATAGGACCGGTTCTGCTTCCGTTCGGCGGTGGAGAGCATCGCTTCCGCTACCCGGTTCGCCCGCTCGACCAGCGCCTCCTCGTCCTCTCCAACGAGGCGCCCCTTTTCGACGAGGACGCGGCCGGCCACGATCGTGTACTCGGCCCGCGGGCCCGCCCCGCAGAACAGCAGCGCGGAAGCCGGGTCGGCCATCGCGCCGGCGTACTCGAGCCGGTCGAGGCGGAACAGGGCAAGGTCGGCGGCCTTGCCGGGCTCGACGCTCCCGATCTCCGGCTGGCCGAGGATCGCCGCGCCGCCCAGGGTCGCTATCTCGACCACCTTCTGCGGCGGCATGGCGTCCACACCGGTTCCGACCCGGTGCACCAACATGGCCAGCTGCATCTCGCGGGCGAAGTTGGAGGCGTCGTTGCTCGCGCTGCCGTCCACCGCCAACCCGACGCGCACGCCGGCCTCGAGCATCTTCGGGATCGGCGCGATACCGGAGCCCAACCGCAGGTTGGACGCCGGGCAGTGCGCCACCCCCGTCTTCGTCTCCGCGAGGCGCTTGATTTCCTCGTCGCTGAAGTAGATGCCGTGCGCGTACCAGACGTCCGGGCCCACCCAGCCGGTCTTCTCCATGTAGTCCAACGGGCGCAGGCCCAGCGTCTTCTGGCAGAAGTCCTCCTCGTCCTTGGTTTCGCAGAGGTGCGTGTGCAGGAAGACCTTCTTGGTCCGCGCGTACTTCGAGGTCTCGGCCAGCAGTTCAGTCGTGACGGAGAACGGCGAGCACGGCGCCAGCACGATCCGGCACATGGCGAAGGGGTTCGGGTCGTGGTATTTCGCGATGAGCCGGTCACAGTCGCCGAGGATCTCGTCGGGCGTCTGCACCACGTCGTCCGGCGGCAGGCCGCCCTGCGAGCGGCCGCGGCTCATGCTGCCGCGGGTGGGATGGAAGCGCACGCCGATCTTCCGCGCGGTCTCGATCTCGACGTCCAGGAATTCCCGCGGGGCACCCCGAGGGAACACGTAGAAATGATCGGTGGTCGTGGTGCAGCCGGAGAGCAGCAACTCGCCCACGCCGACCCGCGTGCTGACCTCGACCGCCTCCGGGCCCAGCTCGCGCCAGACCTCATACAGGTTGATCAGCCAGTCGAAGAGCTTGGCGTTCTGCACCCGGGGGATGTTCCGCGTGAGGGTCTGGTACAAATGGTGGTGCGTGTTGACGAAACCCGGGTAGGCGACGCAGTTCCGGCCGTCCAGTTCGCGGACGCCGGGCCGGGCCTCCAGCCGGGTCCCCAACTCCGCGACGCGGCCGTCCGCGAGGCGGACGTCCGCGTCCCGGAGCACGCGCCGCTTCGCGTCCATCGTCACCAGCGTGTGAATATTCCGGATTAAAAGTTCGGCCATGGGGCACTCTTCCTTTCTCGGGCCCTAGTATACGGTCGGGCGGGCCTCCTGTTAACCGGTCTTACAACGGCGGCGGCTTGGGCTCCGGCTTGCGCTGGAAGCGGGCGCACGTGTCGGTCGCCTCGACTTCCCTGCGGTGCAGGCCGCACCACTGCATGAAGGGATTGATCACGTAATGAACGCAATGGCGGCACAGGCGTTCCGCCTCCCCCTCGCGGAACACATGCACCGGCGCCGAACGATCCGCCTCGGAAAAAACGTGCGGGCGGCCTTTTTCCTTGAAGGGCACCTCCTCCTCGGACGCGTATTCGTGGCCGCAGGCGGCACACGTCAGGATTTCCCCGGTCTTCCGGAAGCCCTCGTAGCGGGGTTCCCGCCGGAGCAGGGCCTCGGCCCCGCAGGCCGCGCAGACGATCTCTATGCCTTTCGATTCCGGCATCCCGCCGATCCGTCAGTTCACGAAGCGGTACTTGACGATGCACCACAAGGCGCGGAAGCCGTCCTTCCAGGTGATCTTCTTGCCCTCGGAATAATCGCGCCCGTAGTAGGAGATGGGCACCTCGTACACCCTCCAATGCCCCTTGGCCACCTTGGCCGTGATCTCCGGCTCGAAGCCGAAGCGGTTCTCCCGGATCGAGATTTTCTGCATGACCTCCCGGCGGAACAGCTTGTAACAGACCTCCATGTCCGTCAGGTTCAGGTTGGTCATCATGTTGGAGAGCATGGTCAGGATCTTGTTGCCGACGTAGTGCCAGAAGAACACCACCCGGTGCGGCCCGCCGCCGAGGAACCGCGACCCGAAGACCGCGTCCGCGTGCCCGTCGAGGATGGGCTGCAGCAGGCGCGGATATTCATGGGGATCGTATTCCAGGTCGGCATCCTGGATCAGCAGGATATCGCCCGTGGCCGCGGCAAAGCCGGTGCGCAGCGCCGCACCTTTCCCCTGGTTCTTCTCGTGAAACACGAGCTGGATATTGGAGTACCGCGCCTTCAAGCCCTGGAGAATCTCGCGGGTCCGGTCCCGGGAACAATCGTCGACGATGACCAGTTCCTTGTCCACGGGAACGGCCACCCCCTCTACGGTCTCCACCAGCTTCTCGACGGTCGGCTCCTCGTTGTAGACCGGGATGATGATGGAAAGCTTCATGTCTTGTCTCCGGTATGCCGCTTAATGCGCGCAGAGATATTTCAATGGGAAGGGGTCACAGTCAATACTATTGACGCGCGGCACCGGGGCGGTTCGTCCCGGGCGCCAACCGGATACCCAACAGGTCGAACCTTTCGCCGGCCCGGCCTTCTCCCATGAAAACACCCAGGGAAACAACCCGGCTGAAATCGAACGGCCGCCCCCCGGGTGTGACGGACAGGGCGTCGAGCGGAACGGACCAGCGCTGGATACCCGGACGCACAATCGTGGAGACCTGAACCCGGTCGGCATAGGGAGGAGAACCCGGCCGGTCATCCGCGCGCACCCAGAACTCCCGCGGGCCGGGCCCGGGCCACGCCATTGTGATCTCAAGACACCGCATGCCCGCCCAGTCCCGGGGCGCCTCCACCAGGAAAACCCCGGGGTAATCCGCCCCCGGCAGCACCGTGAGGCGCAAGGCCGACCGTCCCGCGCTCTTCACCCGCTCCATCGAGCAGCCCTGCCCCTTCCAGCGGCCGGGTTCAAGCGGCGCGCGGAAGGACGCCAGGACGGGAAACTCGCGGCGCGCTTCCCAGCGATCCAGCATTACAAGCCACAGGGGCAGCAGAACTGCCGCCCCCAGGACCAGCACAAGGCTTCGCCAGGCCGCGCGTTTCCGCGGGTCCGGGGTTCGAAACGCGGCGCTCAAGGCCACCGCCATCGCGGATCCTGCCGCGCCGAACAGCGCATCCCGCGCCTCCGCCTCCCGGCCCACCCAGGGTTGAATGACCTCGACCAGGCCCATGGCCAGGAATACCGTCGCCAACGCCCATGCGCGGCGGATCCCTGTGCGCCAGAGACTCCAGGTCAGCAGGGCGAACAACGGCACATGCAGAAAATCGCGGGCATAGTCCGCGACGCGACCGGCCTCCAACCCGGGCATGGGAACCAGGAGCGCCAGCGCGCAACCCGCCCAGAGCAAGAAGATGAAGCTCCGCGACGCGACCGTGGCCGGGGTCATAACCGCTACTCCACCGGCGTCGTGCGGCCGCGGCGCAAGATATGCCAGCCCTTTCGGAATGCACGGACGAGGAACGACGGCTCCTCCACGTAGGTTTCCACCAGGACCCGGTTTACGTAGTGGAAATCGTACCGCGCGCTGATCCGCAGCCACAATTCGTAGTCGTCAAAGTAATACGCCGGATCCCAGCCGCCCACCTCGTCCACCACGCTTTTCCTGTGGATCACGCAATTCGTGTTCAGGAAATTGTAGCGGCGCAGCTTTTCCTTCGAGTACCCGTGCAGCCAGCGCTGGAACGGGTTGCCCCACAGGCGGGCACCTGTTTTCTTGTCGCGGTACATGGAGCGGCAGTACGCCAGCATGGCCTCCGGATGGGCCCGCAGGGAGCCCATCATCACATCGAGAAATCTCGGCAGATAGCGGTCGTCGTCATCCAGGTAAGCAATGTATTCACCCCGGGCCATGCGCTGGATGCCATGGTTCTTGGCGATCGCCCCGTGGCTGCCCGGCGGGGATTTTTCCGGCAGGTTGTAAAACCGCAGCCGCGGATCGTTGAAGGATCGCACCACGGACTCCGTGTCGTCCGGCGTACAATCACCGACGATGATGTGCTCCCAGTCGCCGAAGGTCTGCGCCCGCACGGATTCGATGGCGCGGCGCACCATCGTCGCGCGGTTGTAGGTGCTGGTGATGATGCTGACGAGGGGCATGGGAGGGTTCAGGGTTCAGGGTTCAGGGTTCAGGGGGCGGAGGGCCGTATAGAGCTTGATATGATCCTCGATGTTTTTCCCCGTGGCGAACTCGCGTTCCAGTTTCTCGCGCCCCGCTTTGCCCATGCGTACCACCAGTCCAGGATCATCGGCAAGCCGTGTCATGCGCTCGGCCAGCGCCGCCTCGTCGCCCGGCTCAACGAGGAAGCCGCTGACTCCGTCCTCGATCAGGTCCGGTATCCCGCCGACGCGCGTCGCGAGGACTGGCCGCTCCCGCGCCATGGCCTCCATGATGCTGTAGGGCAGGTTTTCCATCCGCGAACATTGTACCAGCGCGTGGACATTCCGGAAGAACTCCTCGCTGGCCGCGTAGCCCGCCATCTCGACGTCCGTCTCCAGCCCCAGTTCGGCCCGAAGCGTTTCCAGCCTCGCCCGCTCCGGGCCCTCCCCCGCGACCAGGAACCGCGCCGCCCCGCCGCCGTCCAGGAATCGGCGCGCAGCCCGGAAGAACAACTCGTGGTTCTTCTCCCAGCTCAACCGGCCGAGCATGCCGAACTTCAGGAGGCTGTGGCCGCGGTCGCCGACCGCGGCTACAGATTCCGCCTCGCCCCGGGTCTGGAACCCCGACGGAATCCGGACCACGCGCCCGGCCCCCACCCGCGCGGCCAGCCAGTGCTCGTAATGCCGCGAGAGCGTGATCACCCGGTCGAACCGCCGGAACGCCCGCAATTCGAGCCATTCGTAGAAACGCTCTTTCAGGTCCGGCCGGAACAGCCAGCCGTGGACCGTGGTCACCAGCGGTAACCGGCCCCGTAAGGCCCACGCCGCATGCACCGTGGCTTTCGGCCCGATCGTGTGAACGATATCCGGCCTCTCGCTCCCCGCTTTTTCCCGGAGCGCCCGCAAGAGGTCCCGCGAAAAAGCGCTCTGGACCGGCAGCGCGACGCAAGGCAGGCCCGCATCGAGGATCGCGGCCTTCAACTGGCTTTTTTCCAGGCCCAGCCGCGATTCCTCGATCAGCCACGCGGCGACCTCGACGCCGGCGGACCGCAGGCCGCGCGCAAGGTCCAGCGTCGCCCGTTCGGCCCCGTAAATCCGCCCCGTGTCCTGCAATAGAAAAGCGATCCGCATGCGGGCCATGCTACCCCCGCTCGCCGCGCAGGCCAAACGAAAACCCGTCCCTTCCTTGACTCCGGGCGCGCCGGCCGGTACAGTGCAGAAAACCTGCGACGAGGAGCGCGAGCTCTGATGTCAAGGGCGGAACGGAAGCAAAGTGATCCGGCATCGCCTCGCAGGCGGGCCGGTTTTTTTTGCCTGGGCTGTAGCGGCGGCTCTATGAGCCGCCCGGGCGCTTCGCAGAAGCGCCTCCACATCGAAACAGGAGTACGTCATGAAGAAGCGACTGGGTTTCGTCGGGATCGTCGTGGAAAACCGCAGGAAGAGCGCGGGGCTGGTCAACCAGGTGCTCACCGAGTTCGGCGACCTGATCTACGGCCGCATGGGCATCCCCCACCTGGAGGAGGACCACAGCGTCATCACCCTGATCGTGCGCGCGACCACGGACGAGGTCGGCAGCCTGACGGGCCAGCTCGGCCAGATTGAAGGCGTCTCTGTCAAATCGGCCATGACCACGGCCAAGATGTAATTCCGCCATCTATCCGCGTCTATCCGCGCAATCCGCGGTCATACTCCACATGGAAAAGACTCCCAAATCCCTGCGGCTGCACATCGGCCTGTTCGGCCGGACCAACGTCGGGAAGTCCAGCTTCCTGAACCTGGTCGCCGGGCAGGACGTGGCCCTGACCTCGCCCATCCCCGGCACGACCACCGACGTCGTGGAGAAGGCGATGGAACTGCTGCCCGTCGGCCCCGTCGCGTTCCTGGACACCGGCGGCCTGGACGATGCCTCGGCGCTCGGCGCCGGCCGCGTCGGCCGGACCCGCCGCGCGCTGGACCGCATCGACGTCGCGGTGCTGCTGTTGGAGCCGAACCGCTGGACGACGTTCGAGGATGAACTGCTCGGCGAGTTCGCCGCGCGCAGGACGCCGGTCCTCGCGGTCATCAATAAAACGGACCTGGAGGAACCGGCGTCCGCTTTCGTCGAATCGGTCCGGTCGAAAATCCCGCGCGTGCTCCAGTGCGCCAGCCAACCGTTCACGGGCGCGGAGCGCGATCGCGTGGTCCACCGGTTCAAGCAGCACCTTCTTGAGATGTGCCCCGACCACGTGGTCGCCGCGCCCAGCCTGCTCGGCGACCTGGTCCCGCCCGGCGGGCTGATCGTGCTGATCATCCCCATCGACAAGGAGGCGCCCAAAGGGCGGATCATCCTCCCGCAGGTGCAGGCCATCCGCGACGCGCTGGACCACGGCGAAATGGTGGCCGTCTGCCGCGAGACCGAGTACATCGCCCTGCTGTCGCAACTGGCCAAGCCGCCTGACCTCGTGGTGTGCGATTCGCAGGTCGTGCACCGGATGGTCGCGGAGACGCCGCCCGGCGTGAAGTGCACGACGTTTTCGATTCTCTTCTCCCGGTTCCGCGGCGACCTGGCGCGGCAGACCGAGGGCGCGGCGGCCATCGACCGGCTACGGCCGGGGAACCGCGTGCTGATCGCCGAGGCGTGCACGCATCACGCCGTGGAGGACGACATCGGCCGCGTGAAGATTCCGCGCTGGCTGAAGAAGCATCTCGGGTTCGACCTGGAGATCACGGTCTGTTCCGGCCGCGACTGGCCGGAGGACGTGGCGTCGTACTCGCTGATCATCCTGTGCGGTGCGTGCATGCTGACCAAGCGCGAGGTGCTGGCCCGGATCGAGAAGGCCGCCGCCGCGGGCGTGCCGATCACGAACTACGGCCTTTGCATCTCGCACCTCCAGGGCGTGCTGCCCCGGGTGCTGGAACCGTTTCTGAAAGGAATCAACGTCCAACAACCAACGTCCAACAACCAACAACCAACAGTTGGAAGTTGGACGTTGGACGTTGAGCGTTGGAAGTTGGATCGTCATGCGGGGAGCCTGCCATGACCGCTCATCTCACCGAGCGTTCCACCTGGTCCCGCGACCGCATCGTGCGCGATCAAATCCACAAGTACCGCGCCGGCCCGGGCGATTTCATCCCCGACGCCGAGATCGAAGCGCGGTTGCGCGCGAACCGCGATCCCGAGCCGGCCCGCATCCGCGCCATTATCGCCAAGTCGGAGGCCATCCAGACCCTGGAACCGGACGAGACCGCCGCCCTGCTGCACGTATCCGACCCGGAGCTGTGGACGGAGATGAAGGCCGCCGCCGCGCGGATCAAGCGCAAGGTCTACGACAACCGGATCGTCACGTTCGCCCCGCTTTACTTGAGCAATCGCTGCGTCAACAACTGCCTCTACTGCGGCCTGCGCTGCGCCAACGCGGCGATCGAGCGACGCGTGCTGACCCAGGACGAAATCCGGCGCGAGGCCGAGGTTCTGGCCGGGCAAATCGGTCACAAGAGGTTAATTGTCGTTTACGGGGAGCATCCGGATTCCGCGGTGGATTTCATGGCGGAATCGCTGCGCACGATCTACAGCGTCAAGGTCAAGGCCCGGATCGGCTACGGGCAGATCCGCCGGATCAACGTCAACGCCCCGCCCCTGCGCGTGGAGGAACTGAAAGTCCTGCACGAGGTCGGGCTCGGCACGTACCAGGTCTTCCAGGAAACCTACCACCACGAGACGTACGCGCGGCTGCATCCTGCCGGCACGATCAAGGGCGACTACGCGTGGCGGCTGTACGCGATGCACCGGGCGATGGAGGCCGGGATCGACGACGTGGGGATCGGCGCGCTGTTCGGCCTGGCCGACTGGCGGTTCGAAGTCATGGGCCTGCTCTACCACGCGCGGGAGCTGGAGCGCGCGTTCGGCATCGGCCCGCACACGATCTCCTTCCCCCGGCTCGAACCCGCGGAGAGCACGCCCTTCGCGCAGGAGTCCCGGTTCCTCGTGCGCGACGAGGACATGGAGCGCGCGGTGGTCGTCATCCGGCTTTCCGTGCCGTACACGGGGATGATCCTGACCGCGCGGGAAAACGCCGCCATGCGGCGCCGGCTTATCCCGCTGGGCTGCACGCAGACGGACGCGTCCTCGCGCATCGGGGTCGGCGCCTACAGCGAGGCCTACGAGCAGCAGCAGGGCTCGCGCCAGCAGTTCCTGCTCGGCGACACGCGGAGCCTGGACGACGTCGTTCGCGAACTCGCGGAGATGGGCTATATTACATCGTTCTGCACGGCGGGCTACCGGTGTGGCCGGACGGGGCAGTGCATCATGGACCTGCTGCGCAGCGGGCGAGAGGGAAAGTTCTGCAAGCTGAACGCCGTCCTGACGTTCCGCGAATGGCTGGACGATTTCGCGAGCCCCGCCACGCAGGCGGCGGGCGAGCGGATCCTGCAGCAGGAACTGGCGGAAATCCGGGAGCAGAATCCGAAAGGCTATCCCGTGTTCATGCAGTTCTACGAGCGAACGGCGCGCGGCGAGCGGGACCTGTTCCTGTGACGGCGAGCGATCGCGGCGTCGCGGGCGCTCCGCCCTCCAGGCGGGCGATTCATGGAGGGTCGAGCTCCTGCGAGACCGTTGCGGACATTCGATATCGGACGATGCGATGCTGATCAAGAACGACATCCTCGACGCCCTGACGGCGCCGGACGCGCGCGGCCTGATGGAGCGGGCGGACGCGGTGCGGCGGGAGCACTGCGGCGAGGATGTCTTCCTGCGCGGGATCGTGGAGTTCTCCAACTGCTGCGCGCGCAACTGCCAGTATTGCGGACTGCGGCGCGACAACCGGCGGTTGAAGCGCTACCGGATGAGTCCCGCGGAAATCCGGCAGGCCGCGGCCACCCTCCTGCGCTGGGGCATCCGGACCGTCATCCTCCAGTCCGGCGACGACGCGCACTACACGACCGCCATGCTCTGCGACCTCATCCGGGGCATCAAGGCCGACGCGCCCGGCGCGGCCATCACCCTTTCCATTGGGGAGCGGCCGCTGGAGGATTACGCCGCGTTCCGGGAGGCCGGCGCGGACCGCTACCTGCTGAAGCACGAGACCATCAATGCCGCGCTCTACGACCGCATCCATCCCGGGCAGTCGCACGCCGCGCGGATGCAGATCATCGAGCGGCTGCGCGAGCTGGACTACCAGGTGGGCGTCGGCTTCCTCGTCGGCCTGCCCGGCCAGACCACGGACGACCTGGCGGAGGAAATCCTGTTCCTCCAGCGCTTCCAGCCCGACATGGCGGGCATCGGACCGTTCCTGCCGCAGGCGGATACCCCGTTCGCCGACCAGCCGACCGGCGAGCGCGAGACCGTCCTGCGGCTGCTGGCCCTGGCGCGCATCGCATCGCCCCGCACCCACCTGCCGGCGACCACGGCGCTGGCGACGCTCGATCCCGCGGAAGGGTTCGCGGCCGGATTGCGCTCCGGTTGCAACGTGATCATGGTCAACGGGACGCCGGATGCGTACCGGGCGAGCTATCGAATGTACGACCACCGCATCCGCTCAAGCCTGGAATCCGCCCGCCGGGCCATCCGGGAGGCCGGCCGCACGGCCAGCCTGGAACGGGGGGATTCGGACCGAGCCGTTCTGTAGGAAGCCAGCTTGCTGGCGACCTCTTCGCGAGCAAGCTCGCTTCCTGCATCACCCGATCCGCTTCTTGATCTCGTCCAGCAACGTGGCGGGCTCGATGGGCTTTTCGAAGAGGCTGGATACCGGCAGCCATGTATCGTCCGGCTCGAAGGCGAAGGGCAGGTGCATTTCCTTGCGGATGCCCGTGACCATGATGACGGGCATGTTCTTGAGCTCGGGCGACTCGGGAATCCTGCGGCTGACCTCGAACCCCTCCGTGTTCGTCGCCATCATGACGTCGAGGATCATCAGGTCCGGCCGCTCCTTCTTCGCCAGGGCCAGGCCGCTGGCGCCGTCGTGCGCGGACAGCACCTGGTAGCCGTTGGCCTCGAGCAGGTCCTTGTTGGACTCCACGAAGTCGCGGTCGTCGTCGACGATGAGAATACGCTTCTTAGCCGGCATGGGGGTTCTCTCCTTTGGGGTTCGCCTCGCCCAGCACCTTCTGGATCTCGGTCAGGAGCCGGTTGGGGGCAATGGGTTTTTCAAGCACGCGGTCCACCGGAAGCCAACTGGCGTCCGGCTCAAATCCGAAAGGCAGGTGCATGTCCTTGGTCACGCCGGTGACGAGCAGCACTCGAAGGCCCTTCAACTCGGGCGTATCGGGGATTTTCCGCGCCACCTCGAAACCTTCGGTGTTCGTCGCCATCATCACGTCGAGGATCAGCACGTCCGGCTTCACCTTGCGGGCGAGGTCGAGCCCGTCGGCCCCGTTGTGCGCGGCATGAACGGTATAGCCATAGGCCTCGAGGAGGTCCCGGTTGGACTCCACGAAGTCCGGATCGTCGTCCACGATCAGTATGGTTTTGCCGTCGCTCATGGCCATTCGATGCCTCCGCCCCCGCGGCGTATGACGCCGCGGCTACAGCAGGACATATACTTATTCCGTCGGCGGTTTGAAACCATATTTCGACAGGATTTTCGGCAGTTCGTCCGGCCGGACGTTGGCGTACACCTTGTCATCCACGATCAGCACCGGCGCCAGGGCGCAGGCGCCCACGCAGCGGGCCACCTCCAGCGTGAACTGGCCGTCCTTCGAGGCGTGCCCGATCTGCTGGATCCCCAGCAGGTCCTTGAGCCGGTCCACGAGGATTCCCGCGCCCTTGACGTAACAGGCCGTGCCCATGCAGACGGACACGGTGTGTTTCCCCTTGGGCACGAAGGTGAAGAAGTGGTAGAACGTCGCCACGCCCGTCACCTTGGCCGCCGGGATCTGCATCTTCTGCGACACGGTGTTCAGCGCGCCGGCCGGCAGGTAGCCGAAGTGCTTCTGGATCATCTGCAGCACGGCGACCAGGTAGCTGTCCGCGTTCGGCCGGTCCCGCGTCTCGTCGATGAACCGCGCGATGGGCTCGGGCAGTTCGGTCAGCGTCCTGATCTTGTCGTCTTGGGCGATCATCGGGTCCCCCGGGGCAGCTTGGCTTCGTAGTGGGTGTGCAGCAGCTCGTGGGCCTTATGGCTGTTCGGCTCGCCCAGGTACTCCTTGTAGAGCTGCTGAATGTACGGGTTCTCGTGCGACTTCCGGATCTTCTTGTGGTGGTCGATCGTGTAGAGCGCCTTGGCCCGCATCCGCAGGAGCTTCGCGTCCATGATGTGCAGGCCCGGCGGCGGGTACGGCTGGCCGCCGCCCCCGATGCACCCGCCGGGGCACGCCATGACCTCGATCATGTGGTACTTCTTGTCCCCCTTCAGCACGCGGTCGAACAGCCGCTTGGCGTTCTGCAGGCCGTTGGACACGGCCACGTTCAGCGTCTGGTCGCCGATCTTCACCTTCGACTCCTTCACGCCTTCCACGCCGCGCACCTCGACGAAGTCCAGGTTCTCGCACGGCTGGCCGGTCACCGTCTCGTACGCCGTCCGCAGCGCCGCCTCCATGACGCCGCCCGTCGTGCCGAAGATGTCCGCCGCGCCCGAGGAGACGCCCAGCGGGTTGTCGAAGTCGCCGTCGTGCAGGTGTTTGAACTCGATGCCGAAGGTCTTCATCATCCAGATCAGCTCGCGCGTCGTCAGCACGGCGTCGGTGTACGGCACCCCGGCCGCGTCCGCGTGCTCGGGCCGGCGCGCCTCGTACTTCTTGGCCGTGCACGGCATGACGCCGACCACGTAGATGTTCTTCGGATCGAGCCCGCTCTTCTCCGCGTAGTACGTCTTCAGGAGCACGGAGAGCATCGTCATGGGCGACCGGCACGTCGAGGCGTGCGGGATCAGCTCGGGATAGAAGTGCTCCATGAACTTGATCCAGCCCGGCGAGC
It contains:
- the hydG gene encoding [FeFe] hydrogenase H-cluster radical SAM maturase HydG, which translates into the protein MTAHLTERSTWSRDRIVRDQIHKYRAGPGDFIPDAEIEARLRANRDPEPARIRAIIAKSEAIQTLEPDETAALLHVSDPELWTEMKAAAARIKRKVYDNRIVTFAPLYLSNRCVNNCLYCGLRCANAAIERRVLTQDEIRREAEVLAGQIGHKRLIVVYGEHPDSAVDFMAESLRTIYSVKVKARIGYGQIRRINVNAPPLRVEELKVLHEVGLGTYQVFQETYHHETYARLHPAGTIKGDYAWRLYAMHRAMEAGIDDVGIGALFGLADWRFEVMGLLYHARELERAFGIGPHTISFPRLEPAESTPFAQESRFLVRDEDMERAVVVIRLSVPYTGMILTARENAAMRRRLIPLGCTQTDASSRIGVGAYSEAYEQQQGSRQQFLLGDTRSLDDVVRELAEMGYITSFCTAGYRCGRTGQCIMDLLRSGREGKFCKLNAVLTFREWLDDFASPATQAAGERILQQELAEIREQNPKGYPVFMQFYERTARGERDLFL
- a CDS encoding 8-oxoguanine deaminase, with the protein product MAELLIRNIHTLVTMDAKRRVLRDADVRLADGRVAELGTRLEARPGVRELDGRNCVAYPGFVNTHHHLYQTLTRNIPRVQNAKLFDWLINLYEVWRELGPEAVEVSTRVGVGELLLSGCTTTTDHFYVFPRGAPREFLDVEIETARKIGVRFHPTRGSMSRGRSQGGLPPDDVVQTPDEILGDCDRLIAKYHDPNPFAMCRIVLAPCSPFSVTTELLAETSKYARTKKVFLHTHLCETKDEEDFCQKTLGLRPLDYMEKTGWVGPDVWYAHGIYFSDEEIKRLAETKTGVAHCPASNLRLGSGIAPIPKMLEAGVRVGLAVDGSASNDASNFAREMQLAMLVHRVGTGVDAMPPQKVVEIATLGGAAILGQPEIGSVEPGKAADLALFRLDRLEYAGAMADPASALLFCGAGPRAEYTIVAGRVLVEKGRLVGEDEEALVERANRVAEAMLSTAERKQNRSYC
- the hydF gene encoding [FeFe] hydrogenase H-cluster maturation GTPase HydF, producing the protein MEKTPKSLRLHIGLFGRTNVGKSSFLNLVAGQDVALTSPIPGTTTDVVEKAMELLPVGPVAFLDTGGLDDASALGAGRVGRTRRALDRIDVAVLLLEPNRWTTFEDELLGEFAARRTPVLAVINKTDLEEPASAFVESVRSKIPRVLQCASQPFTGAERDRVVHRFKQHLLEMCPDHVVAAPSLLGDLVPPGGLIVLIIPIDKEAPKGRIILPQVQAIRDALDHGEMVAVCRETEYIALLSQLAKPPDLVVCDSQVVHRMVAETPPGVKCTTFSILFSRFRGDLARQTEGAAAIDRLRPGNRVLIAEACTHHAVEDDIGRVKIPRWLKKHLGFDLEITVCSGRDWPEDVASYSLIILCGACMLTKREVLARIEKAAAAGVPITNYGLCISHLQGVLPRVLEPFLKGINVQQPTSNNQQPTVGSWTLDVERWKLDRHAGSLP
- the hydE gene encoding [FeFe] hydrogenase H-cluster radical SAM maturase HydE; the protein is MLIKNDILDALTAPDARGLMERADAVRREHCGEDVFLRGIVEFSNCCARNCQYCGLRRDNRRLKRYRMSPAEIRQAAATLLRWGIRTVILQSGDDAHYTTAMLCDLIRGIKADAPGAAITLSIGERPLEDYAAFREAGADRYLLKHETINAALYDRIHPGQSHAARMQIIERLRELDYQVGVGFLVGLPGQTTDDLAEEILFLQRFQPDMAGIGPFLPQADTPFADQPTGERETVLRLLALARIASPRTHLPATTALATLDPAEGFAAGLRSGCNVIMVNGTPDAYRASYRMYDHRIRSSLESARRAIREAGRTASLERGDSDRAVL
- a CDS encoding iron-only hydrogenase system regulator, coding for MKKRLGFVGIVVENRRKSAGLVNQVLTEFGDLIYGRMGIPHLEEDHSVITLIVRATTDEVGSLTGQLGQIEGVSVKSAMTTAKM
- a CDS encoding glycosyltransferase, which translates into the protein MARMRIAFLLQDTGRIYGAERATLDLARGLRSAGVEVAAWLIEESRLGLEKSQLKAAILDAGLPCVALPVQSAFSRDLLRALREKAGSERPDIVHTIGPKATVHAAWALRGRLPLVTTVHGWLFRPDLKERFYEWLELRAFRRFDRVITLSRHYEHWLAARVGAGRVVRIPSGFQTRGEAESVAAVGDRGHSLLKFGMLGRLSWEKNHELFFRAARRFLDGGGAARFLVAGEGPERARLETLRAELGLETDVEMAGYAASEEFFRNVHALVQCSRMENLPYSIMEAMARERPVLATRVGGIPDLIEDGVSGFLVEPGDEAALAERMTRLADDPGLVVRMGKAGREKLEREFATGKNIEDHIKLYTALRPLNPEP
- a CDS encoding glycosyltransferase codes for the protein MPLVSIITSTYNRATMVRRAIESVRAQTFGDWEHIIVGDCTPDDTESVVRSFNDPRLRFYNLPEKSPPGSHGAIAKNHGIQRMARGEYIAYLDDDDRYLPRFLDVMMGSLRAHPEAMLAYCRSMYRDKKTGARLWGNPFQRWLHGYSKEKLRRYNFLNTNCVIHRKSVVDEVGGWDPAYYFDDYELWLRISARYDFHYVNRVLVETYVEEPSFLVRAFRKGWHILRRGRTTPVE
- a CDS encoding glycosyltransferase family 2 protein, whose translation is MKLSIIIPVYNEEPTVEKLVETVEGVAVPVDKELVIVDDCSRDRTREILQGLKARYSNIQLVFHEKNQGKGAALRTGFAAATGDILLIQDADLEYDPHEYPRLLQPILDGHADAVFGSRFLGGGPHRVVFFWHYVGNKILTMLSNMMTNLNLTDMEVCYKLFRREVMQKISIRENRFGFEPEITAKVAKGHWRVYEVPISYYGRDYSEGKKITWKDGFRALWCIVKYRFVN